The following coding sequences are from one Lycium ferocissimum isolate CSIRO_LF1 chromosome 3, AGI_CSIRO_Lferr_CH_V1, whole genome shotgun sequence window:
- the LOC132050600 gene encoding casein kinase 1-like protein 10 gives MDHVVGGKFKLGRKIGSGSFGELYLGVNIQNGEEVAIKLESVKTKHPQLHYESKIYMLLQGGTGIPNLKWFGVEGEYNVMVIDLLGPSLEDLFNYCNRKFTLKTVLMLADQLINRVEYMHSRGFLHRDIKPDNFLMGLGRKANQVYAIDFGLAKKYRDLQTHKHIPYRENKNLTGTARYASVNTNLGVEQSRRDDLESLGYVLMYFLRGSLPWQGLKAGSKKQKYDKISEKKMLTPIEVLCKSYPSEFISYFHYCRSLRFEDKPDYSYLKRLFRDLFIREGYQFDYVFDWTILKYPQIGSSSRGRIPSGSAGLNAGPSAERPGRASVGQDIRERFSGAVEAFSRRNGSGTGRHGEHSRHKTSEDMTSSRDVQADSERGHTSRNGSSSKRAAISSSRPSSSGVDPTITDSRSSRLVSSNGRVSTTQRIHSSMEPKPSPFSRKGTCDDPLRSFEFLSIRK, from the exons ATGGATCATGTTGTGGGTGGGAAGTTTAAACTTGGAAGGAAAATTGGTAGTGGTTCTTTTGGTGAACTTTATTTAG GTGTGAATATACAAAATGGAGAAGAAGTTGCCATTAAGCTG GAATCTGTCAAGACAAAGCACCCTCAACTTCATTACGAGTCAAAAATATATATGCTTCTCCAAGGAGGAA CCGGGATTCCCAACCTCAAATGGTTCGGAGTTGAGGGCGAGTACAATGTAATGGTCATTGACCTTCTTGGACCAAGTTTGGAAGACCTCTTCAACTATTGCAATAGGAAGTTCACTTTGAAAACAGTTTTAATGCTTGCGGATCAACTA ATTAATAGAGTTGAGTATATGCACTCAAGAGGATTTCTTCACCGAGACATAAAGCCAGACAACTTTTTAATGGGCCTAGGTCGCAAAGCAAATCAG GTTTACGCCATCGACTTTGGGCTTGCCAAAAAGTATAGGGACCTACAGACTCACAAGCATATACCATACAG AGAAAACAAGAATCTGACCGGCACAGCTCGTTATGCCAGTGTCAACACAAACCTAGGAGTTG AGCAAAGCAGAAGAGATGATTTGGAATCTCTGGGCTACGTGCTTATGTATTTTCTTAGAGGAAG CCTTCCATGGCAGGGACTGAAAGCTGGTAGCAAGAAGCAGAAATACGATAAAATCAGTGAGAAGAAGATGTTAACTCCAATAGAG GTGTTATGCAAATCCTATCCTTCAGAATTTATATCATACTTCCACTATTGTCGATCATTACGGTTTGAAGATAAACCTGACTATTCATATTTGAAGAGGCTGTTCAGAGACTTGTTTATTCGTGAAG GTTATCAATTTGACTATGTTTTTGATTGGACCATTTTGAAGTATCCTCAGATTGGTTCCAGTTCTAGAGGACGA ATTCCTAGTGGAAGTGCTGGACTAAATGCTGGGCCGTCTGCTGAAAGACCAGGAAGGGCATCGG TTGGACAAGATATTCGAGAGAGATTTTCTGGTGCTGTTGAAGCATTTTCGAGAAGGAATGGTTCCGGTACGGGAAGGCATGGGGAACATTCCAGACACAAGACTTCAGAGGATATGACTTCATCTAGAGATGTG CAAGCTGATTCAGAAAGAGGCCATACTTCGAGAAATGGTAGCTCTTCAAAAAGGGCTGCCATTTCTAGCAGCAGACCGAGCTCTTCTGGTGTTGACCCCACCATTACTGATAGTCGCTCGAGCAGATTAGTATCAAGCAACGGGCGCGTGTCTACCACACAAAGAATTCATTCAAGTATGGAACCAAAACCATCACCTTTCTCACGTAAGGGGACATGTGATGACCCTCTTCGGAGCTTTGAGTTCCTTTCGATCAGAAAGTAA
- the LOC132050599 gene encoding uncharacterized protein LOC132050599: MDSARGWFQKLSSTKKDPMAGDGKPPSAEEASNITKQRVAAAKQYIEKHYKEQMKNLQERKERRILLEKKLADAEVSEEDQNNLLKFLEKKETEYMRLQRHKMGADDFELLTMIGKGAFGEVRICREKTTGQVYAMKKLKKSEMLRRGQVEHVKAERNLLAEVDSDCIVKLYYSFQDEDYLYLVMEYLPGGDMMTLLMRKDILTEDEARFYVAETVLAIESIHKHNYIHRDIKPDNLLLDRYGHLKLSDFGLCKPLDCSTLEEKDFSGGDSTNGGSKSDSPPAPKRTQQEQLEHWQKNRRMLAYSTVGTPDYIAPEVLLKKGYGMECDWWSLGAIMYEMLVGYPPFYSDDPMSTCRKIVNWKNHLKFPEEAKLSREAKDIISKLLCNVTERFGSNGADEIKVHPWFKGIDWDKIYQMEAAFIPEVNDELDTQNFEKFEESESNSQSASRSGPWRKMLSSKDINFVGYTYKNFKVVNDYQVPGMVELKKTTSKPKKPTIKSLFGDESETSEDNL, translated from the exons ATGGATTCAGCAAGAGGTTGGTTTCAAAAGTTGTCATCAACGAAGAAGGATCCAATGGCCGGTGATGGCAAGCCACCTTCAGCTGAAGAGGCTTCCAATATAACAAAGCAAAGGGTTGCTGCAGCAAAGCAATACATTGAGAAACATTATAAGGAGCAGATGAAAAATTTGCAGGAGAGAAAAGAGCG ACGAATTTTACTAGAAAAAAAGCTGGCAGATGCCGAGGTCTCAGAGGAAGATCAAAATAACCTGTTGAAATTTTTAGAAAAGAAGGAAACTGAATACATGCGACTCCAGAGGCATAAAATGGGGGCTGATGATTTTGAGTTACTAACGATGATCGGAAAAGGTGCTTTTGGGGAG GTCAGAATTTGTAGGGAGAAAACAACCGGTCAGGTATATGCAATGAAGAAGCTTAAGAAATCAGAAATGCTTCGTAGAGGACAG GTTGAGCATGTGAAAGCTGAAAGGAATCTTCTCGCTGAGGTGGACAGTGATTGCATTGTCAAACTGTATTATTCTTTCCAAGATGAAGACTATCTTTATCTTGTTATGGAATATCTACCTGGTGGGGATATGATGACACTACTCATGAGGAAGGATATATTAACTGAAGACGAAGCCAGATTTTACGTTGCTGAGACTGTGTTGGCAATTGAATCCATCCATAAACATAACTATATACATAG AGACATTAAGCCTGATAACCTGCTACTCGATAGATATGGTCATTTAAAACTATCAGATTTTGGACTATGTAAGCCTTTAGACTGTAGTACTCTTGAAGAGAAAGATTTCTCAGGAGGGGATAGTACCAATGGAGGTTCCAAGAGTGATAGCCCTCCGGCTCCCAAACGTACTCAGCAAGAGCAGCTAGAACACTGGCAGAAAAATAGGAGGATGCTT GCTTATTCCACAGTGGGAACACCAGACTATATTGCTCCCGAGGTCCTATTGAAGAAAGGTTATGGAATGGAATGTGACTG GTGGTCACTCGGTGCTATTATGTATGAAATGCTCGTTGGTTATCCACCTTTCTATTCTGATGATCCCATGTCAACATGTAGGAAG ATAGTAAACTGGAAAAATCATTTGAAGTTTCCCGAAGAAGCAAAGCTATCTCGAGAAGCCAAAGATATTATTAGCAAACTTCTTTGCAATGTCACCGAGAGATTTGGTTCCAACGGCGCAGATGAAATAAAG GTCCACCCATGGTTTAAAGGGATAGATTGGGATAAAATATATCAGATGGAAGCTGCTTTCATTCCTGAAGTCAATGATGAGTTGGACACCCAAAACTTTGAAAAGTTTGAAGAG TCTGAATCTAATTCTCAGAGTGCATCAAGATCTGGTCCATGGAGAAAG ATGCTCTCTTCTAAGGACATTAACTTTGTTGGGTACACGTACAAGAATTTCAAAGTTGTTAATGATTATCAAGTGCCTGGAATGG TTGAACTGAAGAAGACAACTAGCAAGCCCAAGAAGCCAACAATTAAATCACTGTTTG GGGACGAGTCAGAAACATCGGAAGACAACTTGTGA